A genomic region of Porticoccaceae bacterium LTM1 contains the following coding sequences:
- a CDS encoding YciK family oxidoreductase: MNPRDYQAPANCLENRIIAVTGAGAGIGRQAALTFAAHGAEVVLIGRTVPKLEQVYDEIVAAGGKQPAIYPIDLEGANEDQYIEMADALNAEFGHLDGLLHNAGQLGQRTPIANFTLNSWNKVMQVNVTAQFLITKALLPLLEQSKDASIVFTSSGVGRKGRAYWGAYSVSKFATEGFAQVLADELEGTSRIRVNCINPGATRTAMRAAAYPAEDPATLPTPADIMPTYLYLMGPDSKGISGESFDAQVKK; encoded by the coding sequence ATGAACCCAAGAGATTATCAGGCACCGGCCAACTGCCTGGAAAACCGTATTATTGCAGTAACTGGTGCCGGAGCCGGCATTGGTCGACAGGCAGCATTAACCTTTGCTGCTCACGGCGCAGAAGTGGTTTTGATTGGTCGAACTGTTCCCAAGCTGGAGCAGGTTTACGACGAAATTGTCGCCGCTGGCGGCAAGCAACCCGCCATCTACCCAATAGATCTGGAAGGGGCAAATGAGGATCAATACATCGAAATGGCGGACGCTTTGAACGCTGAATTTGGTCATCTGGATGGATTGCTGCACAACGCCGGGCAATTGGGACAGCGTACGCCAATTGCCAATTTTACGCTCAACAGCTGGAATAAAGTGATGCAGGTAAATGTCACCGCACAATTCCTGATTACCAAAGCCCTCTTGCCGCTACTGGAACAATCCAAAGATGCTTCTATCGTTTTTACCAGTTCCGGTGTTGGCCGAAAAGGGCGCGCCTATTGGGGCGCTTATTCTGTATCCAAATTTGCTACTGAAGGCTTTGCACAGGTGTTGGCCGATGAACTGGAAGGCACCAGTCGTATTCGCGTGAACTGCATCAATCCGGGAGCAACACGCACTGCGATGCGCGCAGCCGCCTATCCCGCAGAAGATCCAGCCACCCTTCCCACCCCTGCCGACATCATGCCGACTTATCTCTACCTGATGGGGCCGGACAGCAAGGGAATTTCCGGGGAAAGTTTTGATGCCCAGGTAAAAAAATAA
- a CDS encoding HAD-IA family hydrolase — MPALKAVLFDLDGTLLDTALDFTDVVNRLLSQEARPAMSYQQVRGSVTHGSRGLIETAFNLPVDHPDFERLRQQLLDDYLQCLTNKTRLFEGLDDVLKLLAERNIAWGIVTNKPELYTTPILEGLALTPMTAICPDHVSQTKPHPESIELACRQIGCQPVESVVIGDHLRDIQAGKNAGAKTIAAAYGYLHADERAEDWQADFIAHDSRDLKKILENML, encoded by the coding sequence ATGCCTGCATTAAAAGCTGTACTTTTTGATCTGGATGGCACCCTGCTGGATACTGCGCTCGATTTTACCGATGTTGTAAATCGCCTGCTCAGCCAGGAAGCCAGACCTGCAATGAGTTACCAGCAAGTGCGTGGCTCTGTCACCCACGGCTCGCGAGGCCTGATTGAAACTGCCTTTAATTTGCCTGTCGATCACCCGGATTTTGAACGACTGCGCCAACAATTACTGGATGATTACCTGCAGTGCCTGACCAACAAGACCCGGTTATTTGAGGGTCTGGATGATGTACTTAAACTGCTGGCAGAACGCAATATTGCCTGGGGCATTGTTACAAACAAACCCGAGCTCTACACCACACCAATTCTCGAAGGATTAGCGCTGACCCCGATGACGGCGATATGTCCGGATCATGTCAGCCAGACAAAACCTCACCCCGAATCAATTGAGTTAGCCTGTCGGCAAATTGGCTGCCAACCTGTTGAGTCTGTTGTCATTGGTGACCATCTTCGCGATATCCAGGCTGGAAAAAATGCTGGCGCAAAAACGATTGCCGCCGCTTACGGCTATCTGCACGCCGATGAACGCGCTGAAGACTGGCAGGCCGATTTTATCGCCCACGACTCCCGCGATTTGAAAAAAATTCTGGAAAACATGCTATGA